The Synechococcus sp. UW69 DNA segment GAAGGGGTTGAATCCTTCAGGACCCCACGACGGTTGCACCGCTTCTAGATGACCGGTCAGTGCATACGGGTCAGAGACCCACATGCCTGGTCCAAAGACACCAGTGAGGTGGAAAGCGCCAAATCCGAAGCAACCAAGACCAGCCAGAAGCAGGTGGATGCCGAAGATCTTCGGCAGGTCAAGAGCAGGTTCACCTGTACGAGGGTCTTGCCAGATCTCGAGATCCCAGTAAGTCCAATGCCAGATGGCAGCCAGCATCAGCAGGCCAGAAAAAATGATGTGAGCGGCAGCGACGCCCTCGAAACTCCAGAAACCGGGATCAACACCCGTTTCGCCGGTGATGCTCCATCCACCCCAGCTACCAGTCACTCCCAGGCGGGACATGAAAGGCATGACGAACATGCCCTGACGCCACATTGGGTTCAGGACAGGATCGGACGGGTCAAAGATGGCCAGCTCATAGAGAGCCATGGAGCCGGCCCAGCCGGCTACGAGGGCTGTATGCATGAGGTGCACAGCCAGAAGGCGGCCCGGGTCATTAATGACGACGGTGTGCACCCGATACCAGGGCAATCCCATGGGTCAGGTTCGGGGGACAAGACTGCTAGTGCAGTCAGACATGGGCGATCGTAAGGGCTTCTGCTCGACGGGCGGGAGAAAAGGGATGTCCTCGCAACGGTCAGTGACATGAAAGTTGAGCAGAAGCTGTTCACAAATCGAAATGCTTGAGCCCATGATGGAGGTTGGTTGCTTGGGGACTCATGCCCGTTATCCGGTTTGTTCGTGAAGGGCGTGATGTGGAGTGTTATCCAGGTGAAAACCTGAGGGAGGTGGCCCGGCGTGAGGGCATCGAGCTCTACGGATTGAAGGGGCAGTTGGGCAACTGCGGTGGTTGTGGCCAGTGCATCACTTGCTTTGTTTCGGTCGTCGACGAGAACTCTGTTGATGCGTTGACAGCTCGAACTGCAGTCGAAGAGAACAAGCTGCGTCGCCGTCCCCAGGAGTGGCGCTTGGCCTGTCAGGCCCTTGTGGAGAAATCCGTCATGGTGCTCACCCGTCCTCAGGTGCGGCTCGCTAATGCGGACTCGAGGTTGGCCGCGGCTCGACAGGCACCACTCCCCGCCGGGCCTACCGCATGGCCTGCGCCACCGGTCAGTGAGCTCGATGACGAGGATCAGGATGCGATCGATGGCGACGGCACGGATGCCAAGGCTGCTACCGCCGGTGACGAGGGCTAAGGGAGACGCTCCCTAGGCCGCTTGTCGGTGATACCTTCGCCTTGATCCCTCCAACGGCCATGGAAACCAACGATCTCGGATTCGTCGCCAGCCTCCTGTTCATTCTGGTTCCGGCGATCTTCCTGATCGTGCTCTACATCGGCACGCAGAACAAAGAGGCCTGAGCTCAGCCCTGTTCCGGTTCACGTACCAGCAGCACAGGCGCTGGTGCGTGAACGCGGATGTAATCGCTGACCGATCCGCCCAGCAGCTTGTCGAGGTCCACCAGCCCTCTGGCAACAAGAGGTCGTCGGTCTTGAGATGCGATGACCACAAGGTCGGCGTTGCACTCAGATGCGGCCATGCAAACGCTGCGACCGATGTCTTTCCCTTCGGTGTGAATGGCTTTCATGTCAACACCGAATCCCCTCGCACGCTGAACAGCAGCGTCGAGCACTTCGTCTGCTTTGGTGCGGCCTCCCCTGGACGGTGCTGACTCCTGGCGAACGACATGAACGCCGGTCAGGGTTCCGCCGGGGATTTCTCGAACCAGTTCGCAGGCTGTGCGCAGGGCGTCGTCCCCGACCCCTGTTCCGTCGACCGTCACCATCACGCGATTGACATGCTTCACGTAGAGGTCGTCACGGACCAGCAGCATTGGGCGCGTTGAGAGTTGGAAGACGTACTGGCTGGTGCTGTTGGCCAGAATGGATTGAAGGCGTCCGAGGCCTCGGGACCCCATCACGATCAGGTCGGCCTGAACTTCATCGGCAACCTTGAGAACGGTCTGCTTGGTGTCGCCCTCCCGAATCAATGTGCTCACGCTCGAGGCGTTGAGCCCCATGCGTGTCACTGCACTGCTCAACAGGTTTTCTGCTTCATCGCGATGGCCATCGGATTGCGATTTGCTCTGCTCAGAGACCACATGCAGGAGATTGATTTTCGCGGACTTCAGGCTTGGAATGTCCTGGAGCATGCGGATCATTTCCTCGACGTGACCCTTGCCCGAGTCGGCAATCAGAAGGTTCCTGAACACAGGGGTATGAAGCAGTCTCTGCGGAAGCCTATGGGGAGGATTCCTACGTAGCGACAAGCTGATGGCACAGCGTTACGCAGACCATGTGGACCTTGACCAAGCGTGTGCTCCCGCAGCACACCGATTACGCCGGTGTGATGTGGCATGGAGCCTATGTGCAGTGGCTGGAGGAAGCCAGAGTTGAGGCCTTGCAGGCTGCTGGTCTGGGTTACGCCGCAATGACCGCGATGGGTGTTGACATGCCAGTGGTGTCTCTACAGCTGGAGTACCGCCATCCCCTCCGGCACGGAGATGAGGTCTGCGTGGAAAGTCGGTGTTCAGCACAAAAGGGTGTGCGTTGGCCATGGGCCTCTTGCTTTATCCGTGGAGACACGGTGGTTGCCGAGGCGAAGGTGCAGCTGGTGATGTTGCGTCAGGGTCGCGTGCTGAGGCGCGTGCCATCTGAGTTGCAGTTGGTGATGCAAAAGCTTGTGAGACACGGCTTGTGAGCCGGGCCCAGGGCGAAGCGCAATTGTGCTAGTACAAAAGTACTTGCGGCGAGCCGGTGCGGGGTTGGTGGTGGCGATGGAGTTGTTGTCCGGGCCTGGGGAATTCACGCATGGCGGATCTGCGCGCGTTCTGCCGCGACCGATCCATTGGGCCAGATCAGCTCTGGGGCTGGCCCACAGAGCGTCTTTGCCAAGCGCTGGGCTGGCCGTCGCACTTTCAGTGCGCCGTCCATCGATACAGATGTGAGCAGGGGGCTGCGCCCGATCTTGAGGTCCCCAACTGTGTTCTTCTGCCCGGTGATCCTGCCTGGCCAAGCTGTTTGGACGAGGCGGACCCCCCTCCGGCTGGACTGTTTGTCCAGGGGGCTCGATCGCTGCTCCGGCATCTGAATGCCCGCGAAGCGATTGCGGTGGTTGGCACGCGTTCTGCCTCTGAGCATGGCCTTGCAATGGCGGAAGAGCTGGGTCGCGCTCTCGCCGAAGCCGGCTGGCCTGTGATTAGTGGGCTTGCGGAAGGGATCGATGCTGCAGCGCACCGCGGCTGTCTGGCCAGGAACGGAGCACCCATCGCTGTCTTAGGGACGCCGTTGGATCGTGTTTATCCGACCCACCATCGATCCCTGCAACAGCAGGTCGGTGAGCAAGGGCTGCTGCTGAGCACAACCCGGTCTGGCTGTCGGGTTCATCCAGGGCACTTCGCGGCTCGGAATCGTTGGCTGGTGACCTTTGCGAAAGCCCTTGTGGTGGTGGAGTGTCCGCAACGAAGCGGAGCCTTGATTTCGGCAGGCTGGGCGAGTCAGATGGATTGCCCTCTATGGGTCGTCCCTGGTGATGCCCGCCGTTGGTCCTGTCGGGGCAGCAATGCACTGCTTCGGGATCGAGCGACAGCTCTGATTCATCCCGAGGATCTCCTGCGGTGTCTGGGTGATGGTCCGTTGAAGTCGGATGATTCGCGCCTCATGAGCCGCAAGCTGTTGGGGGCTATCGGAACCGGGGCTTCTTTGGATCAGCTGGTGCATCGCTTGCAGTGTTCCCCTGCTGAGCTGGCCCCTCAGCTGCTGGCTCTCGAGTGCCAGGGCGAATTGCTGTGTGAGTCTGGACTGCACTGGCGCAAGCGTCGGCCTTGAGAGACTGCAGCACGCTGACTGGCACTGAACTTTTGCAGTGGCGGCGCAGACAACTCGCCCTAGGTGGGACCGCGGCGGATCTCGATTGGTTGATTGATCTGGCAGGTGGTATCCCCTGGGCAAGCTTGCAAAGGCTGCTCCTGGATCCATCACGCACCATTGCCATGGTGCAGTCCCTCGATGTGCTCACTCAACTTTGGCAGCGCCATCTTCAGGAGAACGTTCCCCTGCAGCATTTGGTTGGGCTTTGTCCATGGCGGGACCTTCTGCTCGAGTCGTCCCCCGCTGCGCTGATTCCCCGTCAGGAAACTGAACTGCTGGTGGATCTTGCCCTGAGCCACTTGAAGGCGGCCCCTCCCGGCCGCTGGGCTGACCTCGGCACCGGCTCGGGGGCCATCGCTGTGAGTTTGGCCCTCGCCTGGCCGACGGCATTGGGGCATGCAGTCGATCTCAGTTGCGATGCTCTGCGTTTGGCGGCACGCAATTTCAAGCGTTGTGCCCCGAACCACAACTGCTCGCTTCACCTCGGGTCGTGGTGGATACCACTCAAGAACTGGTGGGGAACCCTGGATCTGGTGATCAGCAACCCTCCCTATATCCCGATTTCAGTGGTTCATGGTCTCGAGACCGTTGTTCGAGACCATGAACCACATTTGGCGCTGAGTGGAGGACAGGATGGGCTTGACGCGATTCGCGCTGTGGTGGACGGAGCGCCGAAGGGTCTGGCGCCTGGGGGTTGGCTTCTGCTCGAGCACCACCATGATCAGAGCGCTCTGGTCATGCAGCTGATGCGTGATGCGGGTTTGGTGGAGGTCAGCGCGGCTGCTGATCTTGAGGGGACGCGTCGCTTCGCTCTTGCCCGAAACCGTGCTGCAGCGTCCTGATGAAGGAACGATTCATACCCCCTCCGATCCTTGAAGCCACCGCATTGGTGCAGCGTCTTCGTGCTGGTGAAGCCGCCATCATCCCCACCGATACCCTGCCCGGGCTCGCGGTGATGCCCGATCAAGCGCAGACCCTCTGGCACTTGAAACGTCGACCTGCTGATAAACCCCTGATCCTCATGGGGGCAACGGTTGATGATTTGCTCCAGGAGGTGGATGTCTCGTGTCATCGGGAGGTTGAAGCGTTGGCTGAGCACTATTGGCCTGGAGCACTCACGCTGGTACTACCTGCCTGTGATGGTGGTGCTGCTTGTCATCTCAACCCAGGGGGCAGAACCCTCGGCTGCCGCATCCCTGCCTGCGAGCAGACCCGTGAGTTGCTTCAGATCAGCGGGCCGTTGGCCACCACCAGTGCCAACCGCTCTGGAGAACCGGCGAGCATGACTTCAGCAGATGCGTCGCGGTATTTCCCTGATGTCGCTCAACTGGGGCCTCAGCCGTGGTCCCAACCCTCAGGTCAGGCCAGCACGGTGTTGGTCTGGGTTGAGGTCGGACGCTGGCGCTTGGCGCGACGGGGTGCTGTGATTCCTGCAGGGCTTGAGGTGTTCGAGTGATCCCACTGGTCGGGCTCTGCCTGCTGGTGATGACATTGCTTCATTGGGTGTTGGAGCCCCTTGAAGCTCTCTTCACCTGGACGCTTCAACTGAATCTTCTTCCCTGGCTGCTGGGATTGATCCTCATCTGGATCTTTGCGGGTGAAACGGATCGCAGGCCATTTCCCTGATCCAGATCAAGCCGGCTAACGGATTTGAACCGATGGCCTTCGCTTTACAAAAGCGCTGCTCTACCACTGAGCTAAGCCGGCATGGGGGGAATCGTACCTTCGCGTCGTTGGCGATCCAATGCAGGGTCTCCATTCCTGATCAGCCAAAGCACCAGCTCGAGTCGGTTTCGACAACCGCTCTTGGAGAGTGCCCGGCTGATGTGGCACTCAACAGTGCGGTGACTAATCACCAATCGGTGGGCGATGGCTCGGTTCTCGAGGCCTTCAAGCAACAAGAGCACCACCCGCTTTTCAGCAGGAGTGAGGTGATTTAAAGGGCTAAGAGTCAAGCTTGAACAGGTCGCTGCTCAGAGGGTTCCACCCTTGGATGGTTGGGTGATCGGGCGACGGATGGGAAGGTTGGCCACTAGGGCAGTGACGCGGTCTTCCGTCTCCAGGCTCACATCTCCTTCCTCAAGGTCGATCTCCACATAGCGGGCAACCACTTCGAGGATCTCGCGCCGCATCTGCTCAAGCAGCTCCGGATTGAGGTCACTGCGGTCGTGGGCGAGCACCAGCTGGAGACGCTCCCTTGCTGTTTCAGCACTGGCGGGCTGACGGCCCAGGAGTTTGTCGATGAATTCTTTGAGTGTCATCGCCTCAGAAAATCCGGGTTTGCATCAGCTTGCGCATCCTGGCGCGTAGGCCGCGGCGGGCCTGGGATGGATCCATCAGGGGAATGTCTTCGCCCTGAAGCCGTTGGGCGATGTTGCCGTAAGCCTGTGCCGCGGGTGATGCCGAGTCGGTCAGCGTCAAGGGTTCCCCGCGGTTGGTGCTCACAATCACCTGCTCATCTTCAAAAACAAGACCCAGGAGAGGCAGCGCCAGGATGTCGGTGACGTCATCCACCGAGAGCATTTCCTGGTTCGACATCATTTTCGGGCGGACTCTGTTGAGCACAAGCTGCACTGGCTGCACCCCCTGGGTATTCAGCAGTCCGATCACGCGATCAGCGTCCCGAACGGCTGCTACTTCCGGCGTTGTGATCACGACAGCTTCGCGGGCTGCGGCAGCCGCATTCTTGAATCCGTCTTCAATCCCCGCCGGACAGTCGATCAGCACGTAGTCGAACTGGCGCTCCAGCAGCGAAACGATGGCCTGCATGTCCTTGGGGGTCAGCCACTCCAGCATCCGGGGGTTTCCCGCAGGCAGCAGAGCCAGATTGGGCTCCTGCTTGTGTTTCACAAGGGCTTGCTCAAGCCGGCAGGTCTCTGCCAGCACCTCTTGAGCGGTATAAACGATGCGGTTTTCCAGACCCAGGAGCAGATCGAGGTTTCTCAGTCCGAAGTCCGCGTCAAGAACCACGGTTTTGGCTCCTTGGCGAGCAAGAGCGATGCCGAGGTTCGCTGTGGTCGTTGTTTTTCCGACACCGCCCTTGCCAGAACAGATCAGGATGGTTCGGGTCGTCGACACCAGGGTTCTGCTTTGGTGCGGCCAGAATAATCTGGCTTCACGCTCTGACAACGGTGTCAGCGTTTTTGAAAGCTTTGGATGACGGCAGGTTCAATGGCGATCACGCCATCCTTGAGTTCCGCTTGTTCGGCTAAACCAGCCTGCGGCAGATCCTCGGGGCCTCGCGCTACCACGTCGGCAATCCGAAGTTGCAGTGGTCGCAGCTGCAGGGCAACGATTTTCGCGGTCGTCGACCCCTCGCATCCAGCGTGGGCTACACCTCGCAGGCGCCCCCAAATCAGAACATCAGCAGCTGAGCTGATCCGTGCTCCGGGATTCACATCGCCGCAGAGGAGGATGCTCCGGTCACTCTGGAGATGATCGCCGGAGCGGAGTGTGCCCTGGTGGAACAACAGCTCTGTAGGGCCCGCTGGGATCGAATTCGTCTGGGCTTTACGTTTAAAAGATGCGTGCTCAGGGCTTGCGTCCAGGCCAAGCGCTGAGGCACTTACGACGGTTTCCAGCGCTCGGCTTGTGATCCTTCCGAGTTGATGGCCTGCATCGGCAACCAAGGCACATAGGTCCGTTAGATCGGTGCAGCTCAGGATCCAGTCTTCGCAATCGAGATCAACGATCGTTTCGGAGCAACTGTTCAAGAGATCAGGCAATCGATCCCTCCAGTGATCAAGGCGCTGGTCGGGAAGCTTCAGTGTCATGGCTGCTTCACCTTTGCTGATCGGGGCCATTCAACGTCCATTTCTTCCCTGAGCTCGGAACTGATGTCACGGGGGTGAATCAACCAGGACGTCGCCGCAGGTGTGGCCAAACTGGCAACAAGTGGCGATGCCTGTTCCAGAGCCTGGAGCTGACGTCCATCCCACAGGCGCAAGCCGCCTCTGTAGGGGTGGTACCCACGGAGTTGTTGATGACGCAATCCGCAGCACAGTTCCGGGTCATGGCCATGACGATCGGCCAAACGCCTGGCTGTCGCGAGCAGTTGCAGTTGATTAGCCCGGGGGAGATGTTCGACGGCCGTAGCTTTGAGTAGGCGTCGATCTAAAAAACGACCGCTGAGTTCAGCGAGGGGCGCTGGGG contains these protein-coding regions:
- a CDS encoding acyl-CoA thioesterase, which produces MWTLTKRVLPQHTDYAGVMWHGAYVQWLEEARVEALQAAGLGYAAMTAMGVDMPVVSLQLEYRHPLRHGDEVCVESRCSAQKGVRWPWASCFIRGDTVVAEAKVQLVMLRQGRVLRRVPSELQLVMQKLVRHGL
- a CDS encoding response regulator transcription factor; the encoded protein is MTLSPLNHLTPAEKRVVLLLLEGLENRAIAHRLVISHRTVECHISRALSKSGCRNRLELVLWLIRNGDPALDRQRREGTIPPMPA
- the minE gene encoding cell division topological specificity factor MinE: MTLKEFIDKLLGRQPASAETARERLQLVLAHDRSDLNPELLEQMRREILEVVARYVEIDLEEGDVSLETEDRVTALVANLPIRRPITQPSKGGTL
- the psbM gene encoding photosystem II reaction center protein PsbM encodes the protein METNDLGFVASLLFILVPAIFLIVLYIGTQNKEA
- the minD gene encoding septum site-determining protein MinD, with the protein product MSTTRTILICSGKGGVGKTTTTANLGIALARQGAKTVVLDADFGLRNLDLLLGLENRIVYTAQEVLAETCRLEQALVKHKQEPNLALLPAGNPRMLEWLTPKDMQAIVSLLERQFDYVLIDCPAGIEDGFKNAAAAAREAVVITTPEVAAVRDADRVIGLLNTQGVQPVQLVLNRVRPKMMSNQEMLSVDDVTDILALPLLGLVFEDEQVIVSTNRGEPLTLTDSASPAAQAYGNIAQRLQGEDIPLMDPSQARRGLRARMRKLMQTRIF
- the prmC gene encoding peptide chain release factor N(5)-glutamine methyltransferase → MAQASALRDCSTLTGTELLQWRRRQLALGGTAADLDWLIDLAGGIPWASLQRLLLDPSRTIAMVQSLDVLTQLWQRHLQENVPLQHLVGLCPWRDLLLESSPAALIPRQETELLVDLALSHLKAAPPGRWADLGTGSGAIAVSLALAWPTALGHAVDLSCDALRLAARNFKRCAPNHNCSLHLGSWWIPLKNWWGTLDLVISNPPYIPISVVHGLETVVRDHEPHLALSGGQDGLDAIRAVVDGAPKGLAPGGWLLLEHHHDQSALVMQLMRDAGLVEVSAAADLEGTRRFALARNRAAAS
- a CDS encoding 2Fe-2S iron-sulfur cluster-binding protein; translation: MPVIRFVREGRDVECYPGENLREVARREGIELYGLKGQLGNCGGCGQCITCFVSVVDENSVDALTARTAVEENKLRRRPQEWRLACQALVEKSVMVLTRPQVRLANADSRLAAARQAPLPAGPTAWPAPPVSELDDEDQDAIDGDGTDAKAATAGDEG
- a CDS encoding L-threonylcarbamoyladenylate synthase translates to MKERFIPPPILEATALVQRLRAGEAAIIPTDTLPGLAVMPDQAQTLWHLKRRPADKPLILMGATVDDLLQEVDVSCHREVEALAEHYWPGALTLVLPACDGGAACHLNPGGRTLGCRIPACEQTRELLQISGPLATTSANRSGEPASMTSADASRYFPDVAQLGPQPWSQPSGQASTVLVWVEVGRWRLARRGAVIPAGLEVFE
- a CDS encoding DNA-processing protein DprA — encoded protein: MADLRAFCRDRSIGPDQLWGWPTERLCQALGWPSHFQCAVHRYRCEQGAAPDLEVPNCVLLPGDPAWPSCLDEADPPPAGLFVQGARSLLRHLNAREAIAVVGTRSASEHGLAMAEELGRALAEAGWPVISGLAEGIDAAAHRGCLARNGAPIAVLGTPLDRVYPTHHRSLQQQVGEQGLLLSTTRSGCRVHPGHFAARNRWLVTFAKALVVVECPQRSGALISAGWASQMDCPLWVVPGDARRWSCRGSNALLRDRATALIHPEDLLRCLGDGPLKSDDSRLMSRKLLGAIGTGASLDQLVHRLQCSPAELAPQLLALECQGELLCESGLHWRKRRP
- a CDS encoding universal stress protein, with translation MFRNLLIADSGKGHVEEMIRMLQDIPSLKSAKINLLHVVSEQSKSQSDGHRDEAENLLSSAVTRMGLNASSVSTLIREGDTKQTVLKVADEVQADLIVMGSRGLGRLQSILANSTSQYVFQLSTRPMLLVRDDLYVKHVNRVMVTVDGTGVGDDALRTACELVREIPGGTLTGVHVVRQESAPSRGGRTKADEVLDAAVQRARGFGVDMKAIHTEGKDIGRSVCMAASECNADLVVIASQDRRPLVARGLVDLDKLLGGSVSDYIRVHAPAPVLLVREPEQG
- the minC gene encoding septum site-determining protein MinC, with amino-acid sequence MTLKLPDQRLDHWRDRLPDLLNSCSETIVDLDCEDWILSCTDLTDLCALVADAGHQLGRITSRALETVVSASALGLDASPEHASFKRKAQTNSIPAGPTELLFHQGTLRSGDHLQSDRSILLCGDVNPGARISSAADVLIWGRLRGVAHAGCEGSTTAKIVALQLRPLQLRIADVVARGPEDLPQAGLAEQAELKDGVIAIEPAVIQSFQKR